One region of Synechococcus elongatus PCC 11801 genomic DNA includes:
- a CDS encoding TerC family protein yields MLTELFGTPHFSSDLLLLLPLLVVLEAVLSADNAVALAAIARGIENPEQQRKALNLGLVVAYVLRMLLILTASWVTQFQLAELAGALYLLWLAFNYFRPDSSDTDEGKHHHRFTSLWAAIPTIALTDLAFSLDSVTTAIAVSRETWLVLLGGTIGVITLRFLAGLFIRWLKEYDNLESAGYGAVALVGLRLLVRSINESLTPPEWVMVSCIAILFIWGFSKKTLPLVAEPEEAVEVTKDPLSL; encoded by the coding sequence ATGCTCACTGAATTGTTCGGAACCCCACACTTTAGTAGTGACTTATTGCTACTGCTGCCGCTACTCGTGGTTTTGGAAGCCGTCTTGTCTGCAGACAATGCGGTGGCTTTGGCTGCGATCGCGCGCGGGATCGAGAATCCAGAGCAGCAACGGAAAGCCCTGAATCTGGGCTTGGTGGTGGCCTATGTCCTGCGGATGCTGTTGATTTTGACAGCTTCTTGGGTCACTCAGTTTCAACTGGCAGAGTTGGCCGGTGCCCTCTATTTGTTGTGGCTGGCTTTTAACTACTTCCGGCCTGACAGTAGTGATACGGATGAGGGAAAGCACCATCACCGCTTCACGAGTCTTTGGGCTGCCATCCCTACGATCGCACTGACTGACCTAGCGTTCTCCTTAGATAGTGTGACGACCGCGATCGCGGTTTCGCGAGAAACTTGGTTAGTTCTGTTGGGCGGCACGATTGGCGTGATTACCCTGCGCTTCTTGGCAGGCTTGTTCATCCGTTGGTTGAAGGAATACGACAACCTCGAGTCAGCCGGTTACGGTGCAGTAGCGCTTGTCGGTTTGCGCCTGTTGGTGCGATCGATCAATGAATCCTTGACGCCCCCAGAATGGGTAATGGTCAGCTGCATTGCCATTTTGTTTATCTGGGGATTCTCCAAAAAGACTCTGCCCCTCGTCGCTGAACCTGAGGAAGCGGTAGAAGTCACGAAAGATCCTCTCAGTCTCTAG
- a CDS encoding CPBP family glutamic-type intramembrane protease, whose translation MGQPVDAAISWRLHLLLWLLGMMGVLSLLLLPLPPLGEAPIPPMALRVLVLIQPTILLTIAVLIGARLAPAVGLQAPAVVACSNRQNGWSLLQPQLWPALLAGLLSGVLLWAIAGVGQFLLPLELASMAAPPLLLRFLYGGITEEILLRWGLMTLLLWLGWRWGQRRQGLPQKRWVAIAIALSAFVFAAAHLPYAAAIGLPLTPVLTGYLLLQNGLFGLVAGYLYWRYGLEAAIVAHWVVHLALAILQG comes from the coding sequence GTGGGTCAGCCTGTTGATGCAGCCATTTCATGGCGATTGCACCTCCTGCTTTGGCTGCTGGGGATGATGGGCGTTCTCTCGCTGTTGCTGCTGCCTTTGCCGCCACTGGGTGAAGCTCCGATACCCCCGATGGCTCTGCGAGTCTTAGTGCTGATTCAGCCAACGATTTTGCTCACGATCGCGGTTCTAATCGGTGCTCGCCTCGCGCCTGCGGTGGGTTTGCAAGCACCAGCTGTAGTTGCCTGTAGCAATCGTCAGAATGGCTGGTCACTGCTTCAACCGCAACTTTGGCCTGCATTGTTAGCTGGACTGCTCAGTGGTGTCTTGCTCTGGGCGATCGCGGGGGTCGGTCAGTTTCTGCTTCCGCTAGAACTGGCTAGCATGGCTGCTCCGCCGCTACTCCTGCGCTTCCTCTATGGCGGAATTACGGAGGAAATTTTACTGCGCTGGGGTTTGATGACCTTGCTGCTCTGGCTAGGCTGGCGCTGGGGACAACGACGTCAGGGCTTGCCTCAAAAACGCTGGGTCGCGATCGCGATTGCTCTTTCTGCTTTTGTCTTTGCAGCAGCGCACTTACCCTATGCTGCTGCGATCGGGCTACCGCTGACGCCAGTGCTGACTGGCTATCTACTGCTGCAAAACGGGCTGTTTGGCCTCGTTGCAGGCTATCTCTATTGGCGCTATGGACTAGAAGCCGCGATCGTTGCCCACTGGGTCGTCCACCTCGCGTTGGCGATTCTTCAGGGCTGA
- the acpP gene encoding acyl carrier protein: MSQEDIFSKVKDIVAEQLSVDVAEVKPESSFQNDLGADSLDTVELVMALEEAFDIEIPDEAAEGIATVQDAVDFIASKAA, translated from the coding sequence ATGAGCCAAGAAGACATCTTCAGCAAAGTCAAGGACATCGTGGCCGAGCAGCTGAGTGTGGATGTGGCTGAAGTCAAGCCAGAATCCAGCTTCCAAAATGATCTGGGAGCGGACTCACTGGACACCGTGGAACTGGTGATGGCTCTGGAAGAAGCATTTGATATCGAAATTCCTGACGAAGCCGCTGAAGGCATTGCGACCGTTCAAGATGCCGTCGATTTCATCGCCAGCAAAGCTGCCTAG
- the tkt gene encoding transketolase: MVVAAQSLDELCINSIRFLAIDAVEKAKSGHPGLPMGAAPMAYVLWDRFLRFNPKNPAWFNRDRFVLSAGHGCMLQYALLHLSGYDSVSIDDIKNFRQWGSPTPGHPENFETPGVEVTTGPLGQGIANAVGLALAEAHLAARFNKPDAKLVDHYTYVILGDGCNMEGISGEAASLAGHWGLGKLIALYDDNHISIDGSTDVAFTEDVSKRFEAYGWHVLHVENGNTDLAAIEKAIADAKAVTDKPTLIKVTTTIGYGSPNKANTAGVHGAALGEAEIKLTRENLGWDYEPFVVPEDALAHWRKAIERGAALESSWNETLAQYKANYPAEAAEFERMLRGELPTGWADALPSYTPADKAVATRKHSEICLNALAPVLPELIGGSADLTHSNLTELHVSGDFQKGAYENRNVHFGVREHAMAAIANGIALHNSGLIPYAATFLVFADYMRGAMRLSALSEVGVIYVLTHDSIGLGEDGPTHQPVETIASLRIIPNMLVFRPADGNEASGAYKVAVENRKRPSVLAMSRQNLPNLEGSSIDIVAKGAYVLSDDEGTPDLILLATGSEVSLCVEAAKQLRAEGKKVRIVSMPCWELFDEQSAEYKESVLPKAVTARLAVEAGSSFGWHRYTGDAGATISTDTFGASAPGNVMFEKFGFTVDNVVAKAKAVLG, from the coding sequence ATGGTTGTTGCGGCTCAATCCCTCGACGAACTTTGTATTAATTCGATCCGTTTTCTTGCCATTGATGCGGTCGAAAAAGCAAAGTCGGGTCACCCCGGTCTGCCCATGGGGGCAGCGCCGATGGCCTACGTCCTTTGGGACCGCTTCCTGCGCTTCAATCCCAAAAACCCTGCTTGGTTCAATCGCGATCGCTTCGTCCTCTCGGCCGGCCACGGCTGCATGCTGCAGTACGCGCTGCTGCACCTGAGCGGCTACGACAGCGTCAGCATTGACGACATCAAGAACTTCCGTCAGTGGGGTTCGCCGACTCCGGGTCACCCTGAGAACTTTGAAACCCCGGGCGTGGAAGTGACCACTGGACCCTTGGGTCAAGGCATCGCTAACGCGGTGGGTCTGGCGCTAGCAGAAGCTCACTTGGCGGCTCGCTTCAACAAGCCCGATGCCAAGCTGGTTGATCACTACACCTATGTGATCCTGGGCGACGGCTGCAACATGGAGGGGATCTCCGGTGAAGCCGCTTCACTGGCGGGTCACTGGGGCCTAGGCAAACTGATCGCCCTCTACGACGACAACCACATCTCCATCGACGGCTCGACTGATGTTGCCTTCACGGAAGATGTCAGCAAGCGCTTTGAAGCCTACGGCTGGCATGTCCTGCACGTCGAGAACGGCAACACCGATCTAGCAGCGATCGAGAAAGCGATCGCGGATGCGAAAGCCGTGACCGACAAGCCGACCCTGATCAAAGTCACCACGACGATTGGCTACGGCTCGCCCAACAAAGCCAATACTGCTGGCGTTCACGGTGCGGCGCTGGGTGAAGCTGAAATCAAGCTGACTCGCGAAAACCTCGGCTGGGATTACGAACCCTTCGTGGTGCCCGAGGATGCGCTGGCGCACTGGCGTAAAGCGATCGAGCGCGGTGCTGCACTGGAATCGAGCTGGAATGAAACCCTAGCTCAGTACAAAGCCAACTACCCTGCTGAAGCGGCTGAATTCGAGCGGATGTTGCGCGGCGAATTGCCGACCGGCTGGGCCGATGCACTGCCGAGCTACACTCCGGCGGACAAAGCGGTTGCTACCCGTAAGCACTCGGAAATCTGTCTGAATGCCTTGGCTCCGGTGCTGCCGGAACTGATCGGTGGCTCGGCTGACTTGACCCACTCCAACCTGACGGAGTTGCATGTCTCGGGCGACTTCCAGAAAGGCGCTTACGAAAACCGCAACGTCCACTTTGGGGTGCGTGAGCATGCGATGGCGGCGATCGCCAACGGCATTGCCTTGCACAACAGCGGCTTAATTCCTTACGCTGCGACCTTCTTGGTCTTCGCAGACTACATGCGCGGCGCGATGCGTCTGTCGGCGCTGTCGGAAGTGGGCGTCATCTACGTCCTCACCCACGACTCGATCGGCTTGGGCGAAGATGGCCCGACCCACCAACCGGTGGAAACGATCGCCTCGCTACGGATTATCCCCAACATGCTGGTCTTCCGTCCGGCGGACGGTAATGAAGCCAGCGGAGCCTACAAAGTTGCGGTGGAAAATCGCAAGCGTCCGTCGGTCTTGGCAATGTCGCGCCAAAACCTGCCCAACTTGGAAGGTTCCAGCATCGACATCGTCGCTAAGGGTGCCTATGTGCTCTCCGATGACGAAGGCACGCCGGACCTGATCCTGCTGGCCACCGGTAGCGAAGTCTCGCTCTGCGTGGAAGCAGCGAAACAACTGCGGGCAGAAGGCAAGAAAGTCCGTATCGTCTCCATGCCTTGCTGGGAACTGTTCGACGAACAGTCTGCTGAGTACAAAGAGTCCGTGCTGCCGAAAGCTGTGACCGCGCGTCTGGCTGTGGAAGCAGGTTCTTCCTTCGGCTGGCATCGCTACACCGGTGACGCAGGTGCCACGATCTCGACCGATACCTTCGGTGCTTCGGCTCCGGGCAACGTCATGTTCGAGAAATTTGGCTTCACCGTCGACAACGTTGTTGCTAAAGCGAAAGCAGTGCTCGGCTAG
- the wecB gene encoding non-hydrolyzing UDP-N-acetylglucosamine 2-epimerase, producing MTQAPIRVCITLGTRPEAIKLAPVIRAFQQDPAFQTQVVLTGQHREMVEQVMHLFDLQADRDLAIMQPRQTLTSITSRSLEGLEKLFQELEPQLVLVQGDTTTAFAAALAAFYQKLPVGHVEAGLRTDNLFNPYPEEANRRLISQIAQLHFAPTPLAVDNLRASGVVGEVHLTGNTVIDALLTVADRQPDCPIAGLDWSRYRVLLATVHRRENWGEPLQDIAQGFLSILEAAPDAALLLPLHRNPTVREPLQALLGQHPRVFLTEPLDYSELVGAIQRSTLLLTDSGGLQEEAPSLGKPVLVLRETTERPEAVTAGTAKLIGTQSDRIAQEALTLLQDPATYAAMANAANPFGDGQASGRIVQLSRQFLGLA from the coding sequence ATGACTCAGGCTCCGATTCGCGTCTGCATCACCTTAGGCACTCGCCCCGAAGCGATTAAGTTGGCGCCGGTGATTCGAGCCTTTCAGCAGGACCCCGCTTTTCAAACGCAGGTGGTGCTGACGGGGCAACACCGCGAAATGGTCGAGCAAGTGATGCACCTGTTTGATCTGCAAGCCGATCGCGACTTGGCGATCATGCAGCCGCGGCAAACCCTGACCAGCATCACCAGCCGCAGTTTGGAAGGTCTCGAAAAACTGTTCCAAGAGTTAGAGCCGCAATTGGTGTTGGTTCAAGGCGACACGACCACCGCCTTTGCAGCAGCCTTGGCCGCCTTCTATCAAAAACTTCCCGTTGGTCACGTCGAAGCTGGGCTACGTACCGACAACCTTTTTAATCCCTATCCCGAAGAAGCTAACCGGCGGCTGATTTCGCAAATTGCTCAGTTGCACTTTGCCCCAACGCCGCTTGCTGTCGACAACCTGAGGGCTTCGGGGGTCGTCGGTGAAGTCCATCTGACTGGCAACACGGTGATCGATGCATTGCTGACGGTGGCCGATCGCCAGCCCGACTGCCCGATCGCCGGTTTAGATTGGTCGCGCTATCGAGTGCTATTGGCAACGGTGCATCGTCGTGAAAATTGGGGCGAACCCCTGCAGGACATTGCCCAAGGTTTCTTGTCGATCCTCGAAGCCGCGCCGGATGCCGCATTGCTGCTGCCGCTACACCGCAACCCCACGGTGCGAGAACCGCTGCAAGCGCTGCTGGGTCAACATCCTCGCGTCTTTTTGACTGAGCCGTTGGACTACAGCGAATTGGTCGGAGCGATTCAGCGATCGACCTTGCTGCTCACAGACTCCGGTGGCTTGCAGGAAGAAGCCCCCAGTTTGGGTAAGCCAGTTTTGGTTCTGCGCGAAACGACGGAACGTCCCGAAGCGGTGACAGCAGGCACAGCCAAATTGATTGGCACTCAATCCGATCGCATTGCCCAAGAAGCCCTAACGCTACTCCAAGATCCGGCAACCTATGCCGCCATGGCGAATGCTGCTAACCCCTTTGGCGATGGTCAGGCGTCTGGTCGGATTGTGCAGCTCAGTCGCCAGTTTTTGGGATTGGCTTAG
- the fabF gene encoding beta-ketoacyl-ACP synthase II, with protein MTESGRQRVVITGLGAITPIGNDPTEYWQGLLAGRNGIDLIRGFDASRHACKIAGEVKDFDPNQYMDRKDAKRMDRFAQLAVAASRQAVSDAKLEITELNADSIGVLIGSGIGGLKVMEDQQTVLLEKGPDRCSPFMVPMMIANMAAGLTAIQLGAKGPCNVTVTACAAGSNAVGEAFRLIQYGYAKAMVCGGTESCVTPLAMAGFAACKALSLRNDDPAHACRPFDKGRDGFVMGEGAGILVLESLEHAQARGARIYGEIVGYGMTCDAYHITSPVPGGLGAARAIELALRDANLQPSQVSYINAHGTSTPANDSTETAAIKKALGEHAYKLVISSTKSMTGHLLGGSGGIEAVATTLAIAEDKVPPTINLEDPDPDCDLDYVPNQARSLPVEVALSNSFGFGGHNVTLAFRKFHP; from the coding sequence ATGACTGAATCCGGACGCCAGCGTGTTGTTATTACCGGTCTGGGAGCAATTACCCCGATCGGAAATGATCCAACGGAATATTGGCAAGGACTGCTTGCTGGTCGCAATGGCATCGACCTGATTCGGGGCTTTGATGCGTCCCGCCATGCTTGCAAGATTGCGGGTGAGGTCAAGGACTTTGACCCGAACCAGTACATGGATCGCAAGGATGCTAAGCGCATGGATCGCTTTGCGCAACTCGCGGTAGCGGCCAGTCGCCAAGCCGTGAGTGACGCCAAGCTAGAGATCACTGAACTCAATGCGGATTCGATTGGGGTGCTGATCGGCTCCGGTATTGGCGGTCTCAAGGTGATGGAAGACCAGCAGACAGTTTTGCTGGAGAAAGGGCCCGATCGCTGCAGCCCCTTCATGGTGCCGATGATGATCGCCAACATGGCGGCAGGGCTGACGGCAATCCAGTTGGGTGCCAAAGGTCCTTGTAACGTCACAGTCACAGCCTGTGCAGCGGGTTCGAATGCAGTTGGTGAAGCCTTTCGCTTGATTCAGTACGGTTATGCCAAGGCCATGGTTTGTGGCGGCACTGAGTCCTGCGTGACGCCGTTGGCCATGGCTGGCTTTGCCGCTTGTAAGGCACTGTCGTTGCGCAATGACGACCCAGCCCATGCCTGCCGTCCCTTTGATAAGGGCCGTGATGGCTTTGTTATGGGTGAAGGGGCTGGCATTTTGGTGCTGGAATCCTTGGAACATGCCCAAGCGCGGGGCGCTCGCATCTATGGCGAGATTGTCGGCTATGGCATGACTTGCGACGCCTATCACATCACCTCGCCGGTGCCAGGTGGTTTAGGTGCTGCGCGGGCGATCGAGCTGGCCTTGCGGGATGCGAATCTGCAGCCCAGCCAAGTCAGCTACATCAATGCCCATGGCACCAGCACGCCAGCCAATGACAGTACGGAGACGGCGGCAATTAAAAAAGCCTTGGGTGAGCATGCCTACAAGCTGGTCATCAGCTCCACCAAGTCGATGACCGGCCACCTCCTGGGCGGATCGGGCGGGATTGAAGCGGTCGCTACAACTTTGGCGATCGCCGAAGACAAAGTGCCGCCGACGATCAACTTGGAAGATCCTGATCCTGATTGCGACTTGGACTATGTCCCCAATCAGGCGCGATCGCTACCGGTGGAAGTGGCCTTGTCCAATTCCTTCGGCTTCGGTGGGCACAACGTCACGCTGGCCTTCCGGAAATTCCATCCTTAG
- a CDS encoding YciI family protein — protein sequence MAKFVLWGRYCEDVLEKRAPHREAHLAGLAVQKEQGLLITLGPTQDLTHVFGIYEADAIETVKQAIEADPYWQNGIWTEYEVREWIQAF from the coding sequence ATGGCCAAGTTTGTTCTCTGGGGTCGCTACTGCGAGGACGTTCTGGAAAAACGGGCTCCCCACCGAGAAGCGCACCTCGCCGGGCTGGCGGTGCAAAAAGAGCAAGGGCTTCTGATTACCCTCGGCCCCACCCAAGATCTCACCCATGTGTTTGGGATTTACGAAGCAGACGCGATCGAAACCGTCAAACAGGCGATCGAAGCCGATCCCTACTGGCAAAATGGCATCTGGACCGAATATGAGGTGCGCGAGTGGATTCAAGCCTTCTGA
- a CDS encoding DUF6464 family protein, whose translation MTELWLHAGLPTDVFLAKNQQHLGSLQLDWLPQPGSHVEVADRTYAVLERRHRYQYRAGAYRLSQMSLYVQAAARPNERSFWQGRWVIGDSSCLYNAHSELLRCAVHPEGPCAGCRSYEARSPETNI comes from the coding sequence ATGACAGAACTTTGGCTGCATGCCGGTCTGCCCACGGATGTTTTCCTTGCCAAGAATCAGCAACACCTCGGCTCGCTGCAGCTGGACTGGCTTCCGCAGCCGGGTAGCCATGTTGAAGTTGCCGATCGCACCTATGCCGTCTTAGAGCGTCGTCACCGCTACCAATATCGAGCGGGAGCCTATCGCCTCAGTCAGATGTCGCTCTACGTTCAGGCAGCTGCCCGCCCGAATGAGCGCAGTTTCTGGCAGGGACGCTGGGTGATTGGTGATAGTAGCTGTCTCTACAACGCCCATTCAGAACTGTTGCGCTGTGCCGTTCATCCCGAAGGGCCTTGTGCGGGTTGCCGCAGCTATGAAGCGCGATCGCCTGAAACCAATATCTGA
- the lipA gene encoding lipoyl synthase, with protein sequence MSQFEKLRSLPLKHPVSDCDRRYLCTHEPRTEERLLVVKPEWLRVKAPQWQRVGNVKQVLADLGLNTVCEEASCPNIGECFNAGTATFLIMGPACTRACPYCDIDFEKKPKALDPTEPQRLAEAVGRLNLNHVVITSVNRDDLPDGGAEQFKRCIEAVRSRSPQTTIEVLIPDLCGNWQALEIILSAAPEVLNHNIETVSRLYRRVRPQGDYQRSLELLRRSREQAPWIYTKSGLMVGLGESAEEVQQVLVDLRSVDCDIVTIGQYLQPTQKHLGVDRFVTPAEFDAWQQQGSELGFLQVVASPLTRSSYHAEEVRRLMQEYPRQRPAIALN encoded by the coding sequence GTGTCACAATTCGAAAAGTTGCGATCGCTGCCTTTAAAGCACCCTGTCAGCGACTGTGATCGCCGCTATCTCTGCACTCACGAGCCCCGAACTGAGGAGCGTCTCTTGGTCGTCAAACCGGAATGGCTGCGAGTCAAAGCACCGCAGTGGCAACGCGTCGGCAACGTCAAGCAAGTCTTGGCAGATCTGGGGCTGAATACCGTTTGCGAAGAGGCATCCTGCCCCAACATTGGTGAATGCTTTAACGCTGGGACGGCCACCTTTTTGATCATGGGTCCGGCTTGCACGCGGGCTTGCCCCTACTGCGATATTGACTTTGAGAAGAAACCCAAGGCACTCGATCCGACTGAGCCACAGCGTCTTGCAGAAGCCGTGGGGCGGCTCAATCTCAATCACGTCGTGATCACCTCGGTCAATCGCGATGATTTGCCGGATGGCGGTGCTGAACAATTCAAACGCTGCATCGAGGCTGTGCGATCGCGATCGCCTCAGACCACAATCGAGGTTTTGATTCCTGACCTCTGTGGCAATTGGCAGGCACTGGAAATCATTTTGTCCGCTGCGCCCGAGGTGCTGAACCACAACATCGAAACCGTCTCGCGGCTCTACCGGCGAGTGCGACCCCAAGGCGACTACCAGCGATCGCTGGAACTGTTGCGCCGCAGTCGTGAACAGGCACCGTGGATCTACACCAAGTCCGGGCTGATGGTCGGTTTGGGCGAAAGTGCGGAAGAAGTCCAACAGGTTCTGGTGGATCTGCGCAGCGTCGACTGTGACATCGTCACGATCGGGCAGTACCTGCAGCCCACCCAAAAACATTTGGGTGTTGATCGCTTTGTCACACCCGCTGAGTTCGATGCTTGGCAACAGCAAGGCAGTGAGCTCGGCTTCCTACAAGTCGTAGCCTCGCCCCTAACCCGCAGCTCCTATCACGCAGAAGAAGTGCGGCGCTTGATGCAGGAATACCCACGCCAGCGCCCAGCGATCGCGCTGAACTAA
- a CDS encoding NADPH-dependent FMN reductase: MVKVLAFSGSGRRQSYNQRLVAIAAAGAHRAGAEVTLINLQDLNLPIFNEDEEAEQGLPPGAVGFKRLLRQHDGWLIACPEYNSSITPLLKNAIDWASRPEPNGAASPFRGKTTILMSASPGQLGGLRGLFHVRDILYNLGTIILPQQRSLTHADLAFNDHDQLQDEAQQEAFLNLGRTLVSYLERT, translated from the coding sequence ATGGTCAAAGTCTTGGCCTTCTCCGGCAGTGGCCGTCGTCAGTCCTACAACCAACGCTTGGTGGCGATCGCGGCGGCGGGTGCCCATCGAGCGGGAGCAGAAGTCACCCTGATCAATCTGCAGGATCTCAATCTGCCGATCTTTAACGAGGATGAGGAAGCCGAGCAGGGTTTACCGCCGGGTGCTGTTGGCTTCAAGCGCTTACTGCGACAGCATGACGGCTGGCTGATTGCTTGCCCGGAATACAACAGTTCAATCACGCCGCTACTGAAGAATGCGATCGACTGGGCCTCCCGGCCAGAACCGAACGGTGCAGCCAGTCCCTTCCGAGGCAAAACCACGATCTTGATGTCAGCTTCGCCGGGGCAGTTGGGCGGACTGCGGGGACTCTTTCACGTCCGCGACATCCTCTACAATCTCGGCACGATTATCCTGCCCCAGCAACGATCGCTAACCCACGCTGATCTCGCTTTTAACGATCACGATCAGCTGCAGGATGAGGCTCAACAGGAGGCTTTCCTCAACCTGGGGCGAACGCTCGTCAGCTATTTGGAACGGACTTAG
- a CDS encoding cation:proton antiporter — MHFSHVVVVLIEILVVILCSRLLGSLVHRFGQPLVVGEIAAGILLGPSFLGAIAPKLELAIFPQASGSYLELLAQVGLIFFMFLIGLELNPQYLQGRLRLALWVSNLSVLLPFGLGIGLAIGLQRFYPAILVQGVGLLPVSLFLGVALSITAFPVLARILTERNLQRTPLGSLALTCAAIDDLTAWCLLAIAIAVTRTNSMVAAIPTIILAILFCGGMLTLGRRWLGNVISRWYARSGELSQVLLATIYMGVLVSALLTELIGIHFIFGAFLLGVVLPKNQELTRDLALRTEDFVLTILLPVFFAYSGLRTDLSRLNQPALWFIGVLILVVAIAGKVGGAYLAARWGKLSSREAQTLGWLMNTRGLTELVVLNIGLSLGVISSELFTLLVIMALVTTVMTTPLLNRLYPQRRILSLPQPQLANAESAYQVLVPLANPRTQRELLSVATDLALSDRGMGVIYPTNLLEINNDYGFNDMPVEVEAELQSLQQGMDRLLAGMRFPPTAVLPIIRSSGNVGRDLCQLADQARVDLVLAGWHRSTVGDSRLGGRVGYLLNHAPTDVAIYVNKDSDSSRRHLLVPYGGSSHDDLSLELALRLLLGQPQRQLRLLQFEAIAGAELSAEARALLDQLSPELRDRIRYECLWQQDPLDFLIEATAEADLTLVGTSRSWGLARKTLGFYPDRLVEACHSSLIVTRRYTAMSRHLSPQTLSLATIQSES, encoded by the coding sequence ATGCACTTCAGTCACGTTGTGGTCGTCCTGATCGAAATTCTGGTCGTCATCCTCTGCTCGCGGTTATTGGGCTCCTTGGTGCACCGGTTTGGCCAGCCCCTCGTGGTCGGTGAGATTGCGGCGGGAATTCTGCTAGGGCCGTCCTTCCTGGGGGCGATCGCTCCGAAATTAGAGCTAGCGATTTTTCCGCAGGCGAGTGGGTCTTACCTTGAGCTACTGGCTCAAGTCGGCCTGATCTTCTTCATGTTTTTGATTGGGCTGGAACTCAATCCCCAGTATTTGCAAGGGCGATTGCGGCTTGCCCTCTGGGTTTCTAACCTGAGTGTGTTGCTGCCGTTTGGTTTGGGCATTGGCCTCGCGATTGGGTTGCAGCGCTTCTATCCAGCGATTTTGGTTCAGGGTGTCGGTCTGTTACCCGTCAGTTTATTTCTGGGTGTGGCGCTGTCGATTACCGCCTTTCCGGTGCTGGCGCGCATCCTCACTGAGCGCAACCTACAGCGCACGCCGCTGGGAAGTTTGGCGCTGACCTGTGCTGCGATCGATGACCTCACGGCTTGGTGTCTGTTGGCGATCGCGATCGCGGTGACCCGCACCAACAGCATGGTGGCGGCCATTCCCACGATCATTCTGGCGATCCTTTTCTGCGGGGGGATGTTGACGCTGGGGCGACGCTGGCTGGGCAACGTGATCAGCCGTTGGTATGCCCGCAGCGGGGAACTCTCCCAAGTGCTGCTAGCCACGATCTACATGGGGGTGCTGGTTTCGGCACTGCTAACTGAGCTGATTGGTATTCACTTCATCTTCGGTGCCTTTTTACTGGGCGTAGTCTTGCCCAAGAATCAGGAGCTGACACGGGATTTAGCCCTGCGCACCGAAGACTTTGTATTGACGATTTTGCTGCCGGTTTTCTTTGCCTATAGCGGGTTGCGCACTGATCTCAGCCGTCTCAATCAACCGGCACTTTGGTTCATTGGTGTACTGATTTTGGTCGTCGCGATCGCGGGCAAAGTCGGTGGGGCTTACCTTGCAGCGCGCTGGGGCAAACTATCCTCCCGCGAAGCACAAACCCTCGGCTGGTTGATGAATACGCGGGGCTTGACGGAACTAGTCGTTCTCAACATTGGCTTGAGCTTGGGAGTAATTTCGTCGGAGTTGTTCACCTTGCTGGTGATTATGGCTTTGGTAACGACGGTGATGACGACCCCACTGCTCAATCGTCTTTATCCGCAGCGGCGCATTCTCTCGCTGCCCCAGCCTCAATTGGCTAATGCTGAATCGGCCTATCAGGTACTCGTGCCCTTGGCCAATCCACGCACGCAGCGCGAACTACTCAGTGTGGCGACCGATTTAGCCCTGAGCGATCGAGGCATGGGGGTGATTTATCCCACCAATTTGCTGGAAATTAACAACGACTATGGCTTCAATGACATGCCCGTGGAAGTCGAAGCTGAACTGCAGAGCTTGCAACAAGGCATGGATCGTCTGCTGGCTGGAATGCGCTTTCCGCCAACAGCAGTGCTGCCAATTATCCGCTCGTCGGGCAACGTTGGTCGTGACCTCTGTCAGTTAGCAGATCAAGCCCGAGTCGATTTAGTTTTGGCAGGCTGGCACCGCTCAACAGTGGGTGATAGTCGCCTTGGGGGACGGGTGGGATATCTGCTCAATCATGCTCCGACTGATGTAGCAATTTACGTTAACAAAGACAGCGATTCATCGCGGCGACATCTGCTTGTACCCTATGGCGGTTCATCCCATGATGACCTCAGTTTGGAATTAGCATTGCGGCTCTTGCTGGGGCAGCCACAACGACAACTACGACTGTTGCAATTTGAGGCGATCGCAGGGGCGGAGCTCAGTGCAGAAGCGAGAGCCTTATTGGATCAGCTCAGTCCTGAACTGCGCGATCGCATTCGCTACGAATGCCTGTGGCAGCAAGATCCCTTGGACTTTCTCATTGAGGCGACGGCTGAGGCTGATCTCACCTTAGTGGGCACGAGTCGTTCTTGGGGTTTGGCGCGTAAGACCCTGGGGTTCTATCCCGATCGCCTGGTCGAAGCCTGTCACTCGTCCTTAATTGTGACGCGCCGCTACACCGCAATGAGTCGGCACCTCAGCCCACAAACGCTGTCCCTCGCGACCATACAGTCGGAGAGTTGA